The Polaribacter sp. KT25b genome contains the following window.
TGCAATTGTATGTTTTAAAGTAAATGTATTACCATCAGAACTATTATATACTCTTCCGCCACCTTTACCATAAAGATTACTTACTGTTCCTAACCAAAGTTTATTATCTAAACTTATTTCAAAATCATTACCTGCTACACTATTTCCATCAACATCTAAACTAATTTTAGACCAATTTTCGCCTTCATCAGAAGATTTATAAAGCCCATATTCGTTAAGACCAACATATGTATTAATAGGATTTGTTGTATAAAAAGTTGCACCAATACTTGCAAAAACTTCAGAATCGTTTGTGGTTAAACTATCGCCATCGGCATCTCTAACAATTATATCTGTTATATAATAAGTACCAGGAACGTAACCAGAAGAAGTTGTTCCTCTAACTTTGTAAATATTTGTCCATGTTGCTCCTCCATCGATAGATTTCCAAATTCCGTTTCCTAAAGCTTGTTGCGGAACGTATAATTCACCAGTTCCTATATACATTATTTGAGAGTTATTAGGATCTACTGCCATACAAGTTACAGACAGATTCTCATCAATACCTACGCTAATCCACGAAGAGTTTTCATCTGTAATATCATTATTTACCCAAAGACCACCACTTACACCGCCAGCAAAAACTCTTTTATTATTTACATCATTTGGGTCAAAAAGTAGCATTCGTGTTCTTCCGCCAACATTATTTGGGCCACGCTCTTGCCATTGATTGTTTATTGCGTCTCCTGGAGCTCTTTGTTCATATGCTCTTTTTAATTTTAATTCTTGTTGAAGATTATAAATATTTTCTGGATGCGTTTTACCTGTGTATGGATTTATTTCTAACAAATATTTTTCCTCAAAATACTTATTTGGCGGAATTCCGAAAGCAACTCTTTCTTCTTTTGTAAAATTTAAAGCATTATTAAAGGGATGATTTTTTATAAGTTTGGCATAACTTTCTTGTACTTTTTCTATTTTATTTTTCTTTCCAAAAGATTTATAAAACAAAAAGCCACAAAAAAGAAAAACTATTAAAAACAATTTCTTTTTCATATTTACAAAAATATGATAATATTCTTATTTAAAAGTAGATAAGGTTAATTTACAAATAGAAAATCCAATTTTTAACACGATTAGTATTAAAAATTGGATTAAAATTATACTATTATAAACTAGTTATTGAGCTCTTTTTGCTTCAATACTTAAAGTAGCATGAGGCACTAATTTTAAACGCTCTTTTTGTATTAATTTACCAGTAACTCTACAAATACCATAAGTACCATTTTCTATGCGCATTAAGGCATTTTTTAAGTCTCTAATAAACTTTTCTTGTCTAATTGCTAATTGCACGTTTGCTTCTTTGTTCATTACTTCAGAACCTTCATCAAAAGATTTAAATGATGGCGATGTATCATCTGTACCATTATCTGCATTATTTTTATATGCACCTTCTAACATTTCTAAATCTTCTTGAGCTCTTGTAATTTTCTTGTTAATAATTTCTTTAAATTCTAACAAGTCTTCTTCTGAATATTTTACCTTAACACCTGACATTTCCTAAGCTTTTTCAATTAATATTTTACTTATTATGGTATCAAATTCAATCTCTGTACCATCTTCTAACTCATCAACAAAAACCAGTTCAGTGGTTAATGTTTCACTCATAATGTATTCTTTATTATCAGCAATAGATTGTTGTAAGTTTTGATTGTTTAAAACCGTTAATTTAATTCTATCTGTTACTTCTAAACCAGAATCTTTACGT
Protein-coding sequences here:
- a CDS encoding TraR/DksA C4-type zinc finger protein; the protein is MSGVKVKYSEEDLLEFKEIINKKITRAQEDLEMLEGAYKNNADNGTDDTSPSFKSFDEGSEVMNKEANVQLAIRQEKFIRDLKNALMRIENGTYGICRVTGKLIQKERLKLVPHATLSIEAKRAQ